One window from the genome of Elaeis guineensis isolate ETL-2024a chromosome 5, EG11, whole genome shotgun sequence encodes:
- the LOC105046308 gene encoding laccase-24 encodes MVRSFFFLVFALATIGSVAHAAVVDYTFEVANLTISRLCKSKVVPAVNGTLPGPTIQVNDGDTLKVHVINKSPYNMTIHWHGVFQLLSGWADGPEMITQCPIPPGKRYTYQFNITGQEGTLWWHAHSSTHRATVYGALVIRPRGGPKAYPFPKPFKEVPILLGEWWIADVMDVHNEAFLKGGAPNISDAYTINGKPGDLYNCSSTEIYKLEVEQGKTYMLRIINAALGNQLFFKVAGHSFTVVAVDASYTKPYKTDVVVIAPGQTVDALMVADAPPARYYMAAQAFISTAPPPPPRPPFDNTTTTGIVQYKSTKPTSPHVTTTMPSFFDSGIVDGFNTNLTSLIRPGDPTVPLQVDERMFIIYGFGIAACQPGQVLCNQTQGSLAACMNNVSFQSPTTMSLLEAHFKGVNGIYTSDFPVKPPMTFDFTNASVNSVAALQPLMFTARATKLKKLKYNSTVELVLQNTAILGVENHPMHLHGYNFFVLARGYGNYNATTAVNRYNLVDPVVRNTVGVPAGGWAVIRFTANNPGVWILHCHLDAHLSIGLAMAFQVQNGPTPETTLPPPPPGYPSC; translated from the exons ATGGTACGGTCTTTCTTCTTCCTAGTGTTTGCTCTTGCTACCATTGGGTCCGTGGCACACGCGGCCGTCGTGGACTACACTTTTGAG GTGGCAAACTTGACCATAAGTCGGCTGTGCAAGAGCAAAGTCGTCCCAGCAGTAAATGGGACGCTGCCTGGTCCAACCATCCAAGTTAACGACGGTGATACTTTGAAGGTTCACGTCATCAATAAATCGCCCTACAACATGACGATCCACTG GCATGGGGTGTTTCAGCTGCTCAGTGGTTGGGCTGACGGGCCTGAGATGATCACTCAATGCCCAATACCACCCGGGAAAAGATACACGTACCAATTCAATATCACCGGCCAAGAGGGAACGCTGTGGTGGCACGCCCACTCCTCGACCCACCGAGCTACAGTTTATGGCGCCCTCGTCATCCGACCCAGAGGAGGACCCAAAGCCTATCCCTTCCCCAAACCCTTCAAGGAAGTCCCCATTCTACTAG GCGAGTGGTGGATTGCCGACGTGATGGACGTCCACAACGAGGCATTTTTGAAGGGTGGCGCCCCCAATATTTCCGATGCTTATACCATCAATGGAAAGCCCGGCGACCTCTACAATTGTTCTAGCACAG AGATCTACAAGTTGGAGGTGGAGCAGGGCAAGACCTacatgctccggatcatcaacgcTGCACTCGGTAACCAGCTATTCTTCAAGGTGGCTGGACACTCCTTCACAGTCGTCGCGGTGGACGCCAGCTACACCAAGCCGTACAAAACGGATGTGGTGGTCATCGCACCTGGCCAGACTGTGGACGCCCTCATGGTCGCCGACGCCCCGCCGGCCCGCTACTACATGGCCGCCCAGGCGTTCATCAGCACGGCCCCTCCACCACCCCCACGTCCCCCCTTCGACAACACCACCACCACCGGTATAGTCCAATACAAGTCCACCAAGCCAACTTCGCCACACGTGACGACGACCATGCCCTCCTTCTTCGACAGCGGCATCGTCGACGGCTTCAACACCAACTTAACCAGTCTGATCAGGCCAGGGGATCCCACCGTCCCTCTCCAAGTTGACGAGCGGATGTTCATTATCTATGGGTTCGGCATCGCTGCTTGCCAACCGGGTCAAGTGTTATGCAATCAGACCCAAGGATCGCTGGCCGCTTGCATGAACAACGTCTCCTTCCAGTCCCCCACCACGATGTCGTTGTTGGAGGCGCATTTCAAGGGTGTCAACGGGATCTACACCTCCGACTTTCCCGTGAAGCCGCCGATGACGTTCGATTTCACAAACGCCAGCGTGAACTCGGTTGCAGCTCTGCAGCCGCTGATGTTCACGGCGAGGGCTACGAAATTGAAGAAGTTGAAATACAACTCCACCGTCGAGCTGGTGCTGCAGAACACGGCGATCCTCGGAGTCGAGAACCACCCGATGCACCTCCACGGGTACAACTTCTTTGTGCTGGCACGGGGGTACGGGAACTACAACGCGACGACGGCAGTGAATAGGTACAACCTGGTAGACCCGGTGGTGAGGAACACCGTCGGCGTGCCCGCCGGCGGTTGGGCGGTCATCCGGTTCACCGCCAACAATCCAG GTGTATGGATCTTGCACTGCCACCTTGACGCCCACTTGTCGATCGGGTTGGCGATGGCTTTCCAGGTGCAGAATGGACCCACGCCGGAAACTACCCTTCCACCACCCCCTCCGGGCTATCCCAGTTGTTAG